The sequence ACTTGGTTGGAGAGGACATCACAGAGGAGGAGTTGGAAAAGGTCAATTTGCTGCGTCGAGCAGCCCCTCGCCTAGTCGGGGCCGTTCAGCAAATTTAATGCCGTTGAATTCTAAAATCCCAATGGAAGGCCTGCCTTTCTGCCTTTCTGGCGGGAGATCTTGCACGCTGCCGTCAGATCGGTGCTTTCGCTCAAAAGGCGAACATCGATTGGAATCCTACGTAGATTAAACCAGCTGAGGACCCCAATTTTCAATGGTTTTTGACAAATCGAGACCGATATGAGCTTTCCCCCCATCCCCTCTCAGGGCAATAGGACTAGCAATAGGGTTACCTGACCCCTAGGGGCAGGAAAAAGGGTAAAAACCCTAAAGCCCTTCTAATAGAAGCTCCCTCGAAAGATCACTTAAATTAATGCAAATACCCTAATTGATCCGCAAGGCGAACCCAGGGGGCAATACGGCAGCCGTCGGGGCCTGCAAACGAGCGAAACTATTGTCGGCGCACCACGCGAAATCCAATTCCTTCCCCAGCGAAATCGGGAGGGCTGGAAGAGCGGTTCGCCGAACGGCAGTCCTGCGCTTGGGAATTCCAGGCGCCCCCCCTGATCACGCGGGCCGTGCCCGTTCGAGGCCCCGCAGGATTCATGGCGTCGCCGCCGCAGTCGGTCTCGTACCAATCGGAACACCATTCCCGCACGTTTCCGTGCAAGTCGAACAGTCCATGCGCGTTTGGATCTTTCAATCCGACCGGATGGGTTCCTTTTCCCGCGAAGATCGGATACTCTTCGTTGGCCGAGTTCAGGTCGTAAAAGCCAACCCGGTTGAGCACGGGATCCACCTCGGGCCCGACCGGACGAGAAATCGAGCCATTGTAGAAGGCCGAAACAGATTCCGCCCGACAGGCGAACTCCCACTCCGCCTCCGTCGGCAGACGGTAGCCGGTGGCCTGCTGGTCGATCGTCCACTCCCAAAGGTCGACCGCCTGGGTGAGGACACCCTCCTTGCGCGTCAAGTAATTGCAATAGGCTAAGGCGCCATACCAGCTCACCTCAAAGCAGGGATAATTCTCCCTCCCTTCTTTCACCGCAAAGTGCGAGAATGCGTCGGATTCCACAAATACGATCTGGTTTTGGTCTCGTTTGAGCAAAACCTCGGAACGCCCTTCCGCATTCATGACCGCATCCGCGGTCACCTCGATCAGCCCCTCCCCGTAGGCCCAATTCAAAACGTCCGCCATCTGGGCGTTCGTCACCTCGGTGCGGCCCATGAAAAAGAACTGAGTCAGGCTCACCCGACGCTGCACCTCGTCGGATCCCCGTCCGAGCTCGCTGGTCGGCGAACCCATCGTGAAAGAACCGGCCGGGACCAATTCGTAGCGGGCATCTGCGTTGCCCAAAACGACCGCCTCAGCGGCCTCCAGGGCTCGACCGTAAATCCTGAGCTCGTCCAATTCCCCTGAAAAAGCGCCAGCGCCGAAGCCCACGCCCGCCTTGAGGACTTGAGATCCTCCACCTACGGCGCCCGACCAACGATTGGTCAGCCCCTCGCCCGAGTAGGCATCGACCTCGGTGACTTCGGATCCATCTACCCACAGACGGGCCGAAGCTCCCACCGTTTCTGAGGTGTCCACGACCAAGGCGATGTGATGCCAGCGGTCCGCCTCTAGTTTCGCGTCAAAAGCGTTACGTATCGCTTTCCCTTCGCTATCCTTGCCGCCCATGTAAAGCGTTCCCGCCCCATAACCAAGCTCATCGCCCGTTG comes from Pelagicoccus enzymogenes and encodes:
- a CDS encoding SUMF1/EgtB/PvdO family nonheme iron enzyme gives rise to the protein MKRKTTSLWKSLMLGGSLLAFGGAALPVDSWAAPTISNVVAEQRPGTGVVDISYDLDHTAGLASSVSLEASLDGVNWQAVSVAAGDIGKFVRVGPGKTILWNAGAEWTLDVFPQVKIRLTADDAHRVGGEFFMPSHYYKFDGDASDYEGDVDGVVGEAVNPSAEAVVGQALRFNGSDGEVAFGPSSELLGSSLFSISFWFNANEVDDRVILSNVTGESYQVGDFELRVRDATGDELGYGAGTLYMGGKDSEGKAIRNAFDAKLEADRWHHIALVVDTSETVGASARLWVDGSEVTEVDAYSGEGLTNRWSGAVGGGSQVLKAGVGFGAGAFSGELDELRIYGRALEAAEAVVLGNADARYELVPAGSFTMGSPTSELGRGSDEVQRRVSLTQFFFMGRTEVTNAQMADVLNWAYGEGLIEVTADAVMNAEGRSEVLLKRDQNQIVFVESDAFSHFAVKEGRENYPCFEVSWYGALAYCNYLTRKEGVLTQAVDLWEWTIDQQATGYRLPTEAEWEFACRAESVSAFYNGSISRPVGPEVDPVLNRVGFYDLNSANEEYPIFAGKGTHPVGLKDPNAHGLFDLHGNVREWCSDWYETDCGGDAMNPAGPRTGTARVIRGGAWNSQAQDCRSANRSSSPPDFAGEGIGFRVVRRQ